In Benincasa hispida cultivar B227 chromosome 8, ASM972705v1, whole genome shotgun sequence, the sequence TCAAATGCCAAATGTTGGGCATTAACTGTGAGCATGACAAGCTTTGATAGGTGGGCTAGAAAGGTTGGTTGCGAGGTTGGGACTTTTTCTTGTTATTTGGGTCTCCCTCTAGGGGTAACCTGAGAGCTTTGTCTTTTTGGGATCCCATTTCTAAGAAGATCCGGAAAAGGCTTGACTCTTGGAAGAAAGGTTACTTCTCCAAGGTGGGTAGTCTTGCGCTGATCATATCTGTGTTGAGTGGCATACCTATTTATTATCTTTCCCTGTTTAGGGCTCCCAACTCGGTTCGTAAAAAGTATTTGAGAAATACATGAGAGACTTTCTGTGGGAAGGTGTAGATGAAGGTAAAGGATCTCACCCGATTAGTTGGGAGGTTTTGTGCCTTCTTGTGCACTAAGGTGGGTTGGAGATTGGAAATTTACGACTTCGAAACAAAGCTCTATTGGCTAAGCGGCTTTGGCATTTTGCCCTCGAGCCCGAATCCTCGTGGCATAGAATCATTGGTAATAAATACAATACTCATCCCTTTGTCTAGATGGCGAAGGGTTTAAGGGCACACACCAGAACCCTTGGAAAGATATTGTGTTAGAAACCCCTTCGTTCTCCATTTTGGTTTGTTGCATTGTGGGGGATGGTTAGGATACTTGCTTTTGGGAAGATCATGGGGTTGGGGACAGTCCTCTATTATGCATTCCCTCATTTTTATCACTTCTTGACCTTTAAAAATTGTCTGGTCTGAGACTTTTTGGTGTGGTGGGGAAGCTCTATGTCCTTTTCTTTCAGTTTACGTCGTCATTTAACTGATAGGGAGACGACAGAGGTTGCCTCTTTTCTTTCATTGTTGGGGGAGTGTAATTTCAGGGAGGAGAGAGGATATTCGAGTTGGGAAGCCTAATCCCCTTGAGGGATTTTCCTGTAAGTCTTTCTTTAAGTGGTTGTTGGATCCCTCTCCTGCTTGTGAGTCAGTCTTCGACGTGGTCTGGAGGATTAAGATAccaaagaaaattaagttttcAGTTGGTAGGTTTTGCTTGGCCGTGTCAACACCTTGGATAGGCTTGCTAAGAAGGGGTCCTTGTTAATGGGTCCTTTCTGTTGTATTCTCTATCGGAAGGTGGAGGAAAACCTGGATCACCTTCTCTGGGGTTGTCAGTTCACAAGATTTGTGTGGATTTGCTTTTTGCAGGAGTTTGATGTTTAGATAACTGGCCAAGTGGGATATTTGTGTGATGATCGAGGAGTTCCTCCTCCCTCTGCCATTCAAAGAGAAGGGCCGTTTGTTGTGGTTTGGGGGTGTGTGTGCTATGTTATGAGATGTTTGGGAAGAGAGGAACAATAGGGTGTCTAGAGGTCTGGAAAAGAACCGTAGTGAGATTTCATGTGTTGCTTTGGGCTTCGGTTTTGAagcttttttgtaattattctataGGAAACTTCTTGCTTAGTTGGAAACCCTTTCTTTAAAGGGTTGTTTTATGACCTTACTTGAACAAGATAtgttctataggttgtacaTCGTGTCCTTGAGTTCTATAAAGGGTTTCTTTGGgggcttttttttttgtatgccctcgtattctttcattttttctcaatgaaaggtGATTTTCCTATAAAAAAAGTGAGTatgatcaaaattatattttggtaCAATTGTGGTGAGTTTCTCTGGGAAACACACTCAAACTTCGTAAGTTTGAGTATTCTCATTTAGATGAGTGGTGGAAGAACTATAAAGGCAAAGTACAAATATGGTTGCATTCATCGGCGAGCAGATTCTTCACGTGGGTTGATTTTTATTGCCAATCATGTGTCGAAACCCCAATTTTAATTTGTCCACttatatgatttattatttgCTTGCTGGtgtttatgttttaacttaGTTAAATTAACCCTCCTATACATTTTTGCAGGAACCATGGCGGACGAAGTTCAGAATGATGTGAATGATCAGGTGGCAGATGTgagtttttttgtttcttatctATTATCTCCAAGcacatatatttttattcaaaattttcacatattgTGGGTctttccatttttgttttttccctTACAATTATTCACCTAAGGAAACCTAAATCTTTGAGTTGTAAATTGGCGGACCACAAACTTGTGTGTTTCAACACCCAGGGGGAAATTCATTTCTATCATGTACAGCTGAGGGTGTATATTATAACCCAATGCTGTACTTATGGTTGTGTGGTCTTGACTCTTGATTAACAAGCATTCCGGAAATCCAAGGAATAAATTGTAACCCATGAGGTGGCAGTCATTGATGATTAGACCAGTTAACTTAAATGCTACAATATTAGTTATCTGGTCTTGTTTAAGATTACACAATCCAATCCAATTCTTAATGTATTTTCTATTGGATTGGTTACTGGTGCTAATCATCAAAGCTGCATTTTTTCTGTGGAGTTGCTTAGGCTGGTATCTTACTGTCTTTTTATCCAAACCTTTAAGTAATTGTGATCTAGTGCAGTTTCTGAACCGTTTGTCCAAGTGCAAACATTGATGCAACACCATGATGCATATGTATGGTTTATTTTTTGCAGATTGCCCCCTTTGATCCaactaagaagaagaagaagaagaaggttgtacTTCAGGATCCGACTGATGAGATTGTTGACAAGTTAGCAGAGAAAACTGAAAGTTTGTCAGGTATGAAAAGTTGACATTCCATTTTATGTTTGTTTCatcatgttttcattttgttggTGATATGAGGattgttgattgatttttttccttttatcttgcAGTTTCTGATGGTTTGGAGACTACCACATTTTCTGgacttaaaaagaagaagaaaaaaccagTATGTTCTTACTTTTTGTTGTTCAAGCTCTGTTTCGTGACTGATTTCATTTGTTTTAATTCTAGGTAGAGGCTAGCTCCTTGAATGACGATGGTGCAGATGGTACGGAGGATTTGGAAGGTTAGCAACGTATATTTAAACTTTGTTATGCCTTatccctttctttttcattttcatactATTACATTTACTTTTAGTATCTCTCGACCTACTTTCTTTGTCTTGTTAATAATTGAGACAAATGAAGGTGTATAGTTTCTAtaagtaatattttttttaaagtgttaGGGACAGTAGGTTATATcatcattatatttatttcgGCCTTAAACGTGGACTGCAAAGAAAATGTAAATACACTTTTTTGTACttatgaaaatagttttatgaATCATaagataattaaaaatttaagaaattgaagcTTTTGTAAGCACGCAGGGTCTGCCTCTTGTGGGGAAAATAATGGATTTTATACATATTTACATGGATAGTTATATAATggtttattataattttgtaaTTGATATTACTTaatctaaatattatatatcaatgtgtttaaaattatatttatatggatgCTAAAACAGagttttagtccctaaattttcaaacttttgtttaATAAGtcttttaagctttcaattttgtgtttaatgggTCAATATTACTTTGATTTGGGAACTttcaatttgtatcaaattgttCTTccacatttaaaatttttaaaaatttaagtatacgtaaattttaattttatgtctaattggACATTAAACTCCCAATTTTGTAACTTGTAGATACAATAATTAAGGGTCTAAAAGGGGACCTACTAGACACAAAATCAGATTAGATTTTATGTCTAacacaacatttaatttataaacattttaaacatgtaaCAGACCTATCAATACTTTAGGCAAGTATTATGTCCTCAAATTGAGAATCTAGTGATCTATTAGTGCTTAACTAtaaaaattctaatttgaaagtttattgaCTAAACTTATTTAACATTATATGAATTTGTATCTCCTGTGACATAAAGTTCTTGATTCACGATGGTGGAGCAAAATGAGCACTTTTAACAGGTTCATTTTTACGACCAATGACCATATAAACACAAAGCTAAACGTTTATTTGCTAAACTTGTTTAACTTTATATGAATTTGTATGATGTATCTCCTCTAATGCAAAGTTCTCGATTCGCCACAATGGAGAAACATGGATATTTTGAACGTGTcgacacaaatttaaaagtttattgGCTAAACTTATTTACCCTTGTATGTTTTGTATCCCTTCTGACActaatttaaaagtttattgGCTAAACTTGTTTACATATTGTATAACCTCTGACATGAAGTTCTCTATTTGCCATGGTGGATAAAGATGAACACTTTTAGAATATGTTGATTCTTATTaagaacttaaaaaaaataaaaaagaaaacaaaggttTCACATGGCTCGACATGCACCTCAAGCTTGTTTCATTAAGAGGGTGACTTGCTTTAGAAGCATGGCACTTAGGGTGTGTTTTTTTGAAAAGGCGTACTATTTAAAGAACCATGTAAGTGGCCTTGTATTGAATGGAGTTTCTTATTGAAAAAGAGttgtttatataatttatacttttttgTTCACCATCTCCTTTTCAACTGTAGCCCTTTTTTCGACTAAAAAGTGATTATCATGCCTATCAGATCAAGTGGGGGAAAATGAAGACCGTGAGGGAATTGTTCTGCAGTATCGTTACCCTTGGGAGGGAAGTGACCGCGATTATGAATATGAGGAGGTATTGCTATATTTGAAATCTTGAGATTTTACATTTACTGTAGCACTCAATTAGTATATGATTATGTTTTATAGGAAATGGATCTTTTTTGGGTTCTATCCAGTCATTCTTTTAGTTGGTGTGACTATCTTTTTCCTATTATTATGTAGTTCATCAGTCGTGCCCTCAGACGCGTACTTTTTATGATGAGAAATAGTTAAATGAACATGGTCTTAAATTGACGGagttaaaataaatacttttaaaagaaTCCAGGGGAGTTGGAAAGGACAACACCCTCAAGATGATGGGTGTAAGGATAATCCAAAAAGACTTAAAAAATCGACCGGAACTGCCATTGGTACAGGTTCGAATTGGTTCGGTTCACGGTTTCttcttttataataaaaagttgtCACTTCAGTCAGCCTCGGGATTGGCAAGGTTGGGGCAATTATAACTTGAGTCAACTTAAAATAATAtgcataataaaaattgaagatTACCATTTTGTCTTTGGAAAGAAgaatatttcattttagaagaGTTGAGCAGCCATCAGAAGATTTCCCTCTCAGTTTCAATGTTCAAATGGTTAGATGGAGAAGTGATGAACTTGCTGGTGGAATTCCTACTTTCTAAAAAAGAGGAAATGGGATCAAGGTATCTTATGCTTGGCTAGATTCAAACGGATGAGGGTTAGTTTATTGAATGTGTGTTTTGGTTTGCATCAAGAGGAAGAAAGAATCTTCATATTCCTGTTAAGCCTTCTCAAAAAGAGTTGGTTGTCGTTCAACTCATTTCTCGATAGCGCAAACTATTTTTGGGTTTCATGTGAGGCGGGGGAAGGAAAGAAGACCTTTGAAGGATTTACATCAGAATCAAAGGGGAAATGATCCTTTTAAGAAGTGCTCAGACACTCAATAAAGTTCAGAGCTCCAAGAACAAAGCATACAACTGATAGCATTGCATCCTTCTGCACTAAGAATGAATCGAAAGTGCTAAACTTAAATCTAAATTGCTTGCTTGTGGTATCAAGATTATTTGCTCATTACTCTTGGAAGGAAGTGGAGAAAACTTTGGAAGATTCTTCCCAAACACAAATATCACTCCACCGTTTATGGAGCATAAAACACTTTTGAAAGTTGGAAATGTGATCTTTGTGAGAATATTAGTGGATGGAAGTAGTTGGAAATGAATCAAATCTTTGTGAGAATGTTGGTAGATGGAAGTTGTTTGGAAAGTTGCATATGAAATTGGATGCTTGGTTAAATAAAGCCTGCTCCAGGCCAGAATATGTAAGAACCGTTGGGGGATGGATTAGAATTAAAAATTTACTTTTTTCCCATTGGAAAAGTTCGGTCTTCGATGCAATTGGGCAACAATTAGGTGGATTGGTAAACGTTTCTTTTTAGACACTTAATTGTTTAGATTGCTCTTTAGCTATTATCAagattgaaaagaatgtttgtGGATTCATCCCAACATCAATGAATATAAAAGTTTTTAATCTTGGTGATTTTACAATCAATTTTGGAGCAATTGATCCTTGGAATTCTCAGgattttgaaacattttgatTTTGTTAATCTGCTTGGTCATGACTTTTCAAATTCCATGCATCAAGATCGGATGATGCATGTTTTGAAAGATTAAATGAATAAGGAAAAGATAGTCTTGTTGAGGATGCCATGAATATTGCCAAGGAATATGGACAACAATTGGGGAAGCCAAAAAGAAAGATGTTGAAGATGCTGCCACTTTTCTCTCACAAGGTTTAAATTCGAATGATGTATCCAATGCATCATTCAATGAGAAAGAGAATGGCGTTATGGGTTCCATGAATATTGCTGAGAAATATGAAGAGAACAGTTGAGGACGCCGAAAAGAAAGTTTAAGATGCGGCTGCTTTTCTCTCACAAGGTTTAAATGCGAATGATGTGTACCCAATGCATCATTCTATGAGAAAGAGAATGTTGTTGAAGAAAAGTTGATTTAAATGATGGGAACATAGTTATTGGAAGGCAGAAAAGTCAATCTTCCCCAGTTCATGTGATTTCAATTAATGCCCCCTTTCTTCTTTGAAAAATGGTAATGAGAAGATGAATCATTTGTTAGCCCATTCGGAAGCGTGGGGATTCTCTTTCTTTAGCCAAAAATTGTGCTTAAGAAAGGGAAGAGGAAATGACAGAATTGGAAAGTGAAAAGATGACGTTTAGTTTCAATTGGAAAGAGTAAACTATAGAAAAGGTTTCTGGTTGTTTAACTCCAACATTCTCTTATCATTTTTCAAGGGAAATATCTTGCCCAAATTTCACCAAGATATGTAAGACAAATTATGATGCAGTAGAAATTAGATGTGTAAATGCTCAAGTTCTTGGTATTTCTTCTAAAAATTTGGGCCCCTCAAAATTGGTGAAGCCTTCTCTGGAAATTACTCATTCAATATTACAGATTGCAAACTCTTTTGTCCAATTCAGAAGATGCACCCCTTGCAATTCTCTTCCAAAAACTCCTCCAATTGATTTTGACGTTGATATCACTGCACATGTTAGTAGTAAAGAAGAGGAATCTGAGTCTCAGACAGATTGCTCGGTGTTAGATACTCAATTCTTAGAAGATGAATTCTCAAAAGCAtcttttttataagaaacaaaCAAGTATAGCTAGACATGAGAGAACAACTTAAGGGCAAGGGGTTGAGAAAACCCCTCAAAGCATTAGTGAAGGAGAGCCTTCCAATTgttaaaaattatcaaaaagctgtaattacaaaagaatttgGTGTAATTTGTGCACCACCAAGAGACTGTACGTTGAACAAAAGtccaaaaagaataaaaagaagcAAACTCATCTTAAAAAATTCAACTATTTCTTTCTTCCCAAAGGCACCACGAGAGAGACCGTGTAGCACATCTCCAAAGGATCTTTCCTTTACTGCTGAAGGCAGGACTGTCAAGCGTGTCAAGCATCCAATCATCAGTCTTGTTGGGGTGACAACTCTCCAAGCCAAATTAGTGGCTTGTTGAGTTGAGGAAGCATTGAATGGTCCTTTTCAAGGTTCTGCAGAGAAGACTGTTAAATTTGTAGTATTCAACTAGGTCAAGCCTCTTGTTAGCTTCCTCCTTTGCTGAGTAAGAGTTCCAGTTATGGTAGTTTATAATGAAGATTATTTCATGGAATACGAGAGGGCTCAGGGACATTTCTAAGAGGGTTGGCTTTAAAGATTTCATCAAACGTCAGAATCCTGAATCAGTTCTTCCACAGGAGCTAAAAAGAGAAGATTTTGACTTGAATTTTTAATCAATGTGGAGCTATAGAGATATTGGTTGGACCTTTGTGGAAGCTTATGGCAAATCTGGTCGTTTGATAGTTCTTTGGGATGAAAGGAAGCTTGAGGTTAAAGATTTGTTGAAAGGAGCGTATACTTTATCAGTTAATGTTACAGTGCAGGAAATCCTTATGGATAAAAAATGTCTGTGTGGACCTAATGATTACAAAGGAAAGGGTATTTGTTTGGCCTGAATTGTCATCTTTATATCGGTATATTTCTGCTCCTTGGTGTTTGGAGGAGATTTCAGTATCACAAGATGGGCACACAAGTGTTTTCCTGTTGGAAGATTTACCAAAGGTATGAGAAAATCTAACAACTTCAGCTACTGCCGGTCTCATGTACCCTTTCAAATGGTAATTTTCCTTGGTCTAGAGGAGGAATTGGTTCTTTAGGCTCTCTCATTGACAGAATTTTCATTACTAAAGATTGGGATGAATTAAGTGCTAATTCTAGAGTCTGAAGGCAGTCTAGAACTATTTCAGACCATTTCCCACTGTTATTAGAAGTAGGTGCAATTTTATGGTGGCCTTCCCCTTTTTGGTTTTCTAATAAATCTGGCTACTACTAAAGGAGTGTCTTTTGCTCGAGTGACGTCTTCGATTGAAGACTCTAACTTGCAAGGATGGgcgggtttttttttttttttttttaatttatttattttaaatttttaaatatatatattctaagCCCAGAATAATAAAAGATGCCTTGAAGGCTTGGTTTGCTGATCTTGAGGAAGatagaaagaagagagaaaaaagtctATTAGCTAGCTTGATTTTTTTGATGCAAAAGCAGAAGTCAATGAAATTCTAATCTTGAAGTAGAGATATAAGGGTTGCGTTTAAAGGAAAGTTGGTATTATATTTTGTAGAAGAAAGAAACTCAATACAGAAAAGCAAGCTTAATTGGCTTCGGTTGGGAGATGAAAATGATGCCTTCTTTCATTGGTTCTTGGCtgcaaaaaaatgaaaaaaacatgATTACAGAATTGATGTCAAGCTCAGGCACTTcttggagagagagagagcaagaaatTCTGGGTTTCTTTgactccttgcggtctattccCTTGAATTTGCAGTGGACTCAAGTTTCTGTTGGACACAATCAAGTTCTCACAGCTTCATTTTCGTGGAAGATATTAGAAGGGCAGTGGGTTCTATTGGCAAGAATAAAGTTCCCGGTCCCGATAGCTTCAACATTTAAGTTTTTCTTGAAGCattagaatttattttatgCTGATTTTCGGAGGCTTTTTTCAGGAATTTTATGAGGTTGGGAGGCTAAATGCATGTATCAAGGAAAACTTCATTTGTTTGATATAGAAGAAAGAATACATGAATTTTGTAAACGGCTATTGGCAAATAAGTCTCATTAGTTTGATTTATAAAATTGTTGCAAAGGTTCTTGCAGAAAGGCTAAACACTGATAATGTCAAGTATAATATCTCCCACTCAATGCACCTTTGTTGGTGGAAGGCAAATACTAGATCCAATCCTTATAGCAAACAATGTTCTGGAGGAATAtagagttaaaaagaaaaaaggttggATATTGAAGCATGATTTAGAAAAGGCCTTCAATAGGGTTGATTGGGTTTTCTAGACAATGTGTTAATATTAAAAGGGATGCAAAATGGATCCAATGGATCAATGGTTGCGTAAGAAACCCGAATCCAATGGATCAATGATTGTGTAAGAAATCAGAGATTTTCAGTTTTCATTAAAGGATGACCAAGGGGCAGGCACGCTCATTCAAGCCACTCTTTCTAGCTTCTCGACttattatttgtctttgtttcaGGCTCCTTCCTTTGTTATTAGTCGCCTTGACGAATTGGTTCGAGATTTCTTTTGGGAAGGTTCTCATGGTGGTGGTGACATGCACAACGTGAATCGGGCAATTGCTCAACATCCTCAATTATTGGGTGGCCTTGGCATAGGAAATTTTAAACATCGTAATTTTTCGCTTCTTGCAAAATGGACTTGGTGATTCTTATATGAGTATGATGCCTTATGGTGGAATCTTATTGTTGCTAAGTTTTATTCCTCTGATTGTGTTTGGCCCTCTCCTATCTCTGGTGGTTTTTCCAAAGCTCCATGGAGGTTCATTTGTCAATTTATCGACTTGGTTGCCAATCAGATTAGTCATCGTATTGGTGATGGTGCTTCTACGTCTTTTTGGCATGACTTTTGGCTTAATTGTGGTGTTCTTGTCGGGCTCATCTGATATTTTTTTTCGTATTGTACAAAAACCTGAGGTTACTGTTGCTAATGCCTGGATCCCTTATATATTTGCATGGAATTTAGACTTACAAAGTAATCTTACTGAGTTGGAGATTGCTAAATGGGCTTCTTTATCCCTTTATCTGGCCTCTATCAAATTGTGTTCCTCTCCTGATACTTGGTTGTGGCTGCTTGATCCTTCCAtggtttttaatattaaatctcTTATGGTTGATTTAGTGGGCGATATGAATCCTATTTTGACTGATCTTTATTTGGTGATTTGGAAAGATAAATATCCCAAAAAAATTAAGATCTTCCTTTGGGAACTCAGCTGGGGTGCCATTAATACTGTTGACCATTTGTAGCATCGTATGCCTTATATCCCTTTCTCCCTCTCGGTGTCATGTGTGTCACAAGCATGCTGAGACGTCGATCCACTATTTTTGCATTGTTCTTTTGCTACTAGCTTATGGGATCTTATTTTGCCTGCATTTGGTTGGTCTTTTACTTGTCCTAATAACATCTCTAATACTTTGGCTTCATTGTTCGTGGGTCATCCTTTTGGTGGTTCCAAGAAGACGATTTGGTTGGCCTTTATTCGTGCGTTCTTTTGGTGCTTATGGGGTGAAAGGAACATAAAGACTATTTAATGATACTTTTTCTCCTAGTACTCGGTTTTTGGAGCTTGTTTTGTGTACTGCTTTTTCTTGGTGTAAAACAAGGCACTTGTTCACTCATTTCAGTTATCATTTTTAGTCCGTAATTGGTGATGTCTATTGTAATTCCTTTTGCTTGGGGTTTCTCCCTTATACATATCAATGAATTGTttcttttaccaaaaaaaaagaagaatcaTTGCTTCTAGGGGAATTAGGCAAGGAGATCCTCTtctcctttcctttttcttcttgttaGCGAATTATTAAGTTCTCTAATTGGCCTTATCCGTGAACTTTTGAAGGCTTCATTGTTGGAAAGGATAAGGTGCATGTATGCATTCTCTAATATGCTGATATTACGTTGCTGTTTTGTAAAGTTGATGATAGTATGTTGCATTCACTTAGAAGAATCATTGAGCTTTTTGAGTGATGTTCAGGCCAAAAGGTCAATTGGGAAAGATTTGCATTATGTGGAGTGAATGTTGAAGAAGATAGGATGCTTGCCACAACTTCTCGATTGAATTGCAAGTGGAATGTTTACTGTTTTTGTATCTTGGACTCCCTCTTGGAGGATATCCAAGAATGATGTCTTTTTGGCAGCCAGTTTAtgataaaattcaaaagaaattgcCATCTTTCATCCTCAACCATGTATGTAATAAGTCGAGACTTAAATTAGAGTCGAAATGGTCGGTTTTTATTGTGATCAGGGTCATAAAGTTTCTTGAGATTATTAGTAGTAAAAATAGCTTTTGTCTTCCCCAACAATTCTCCCCATTTTTTTACATTGTAATGTGACCTCTGAAGTTATAGGTTGAATAATGAGGCTGAAATTCCAAAGAAATTGGACAGATGGAAGATATTTAATTTGTCTTGAGGAGGAAGACTAACCTTGAACGAGGGGGTGCTATCTAATCTCCCAATATATCATGTGTCCTCTTTTGCTATGACTATGAAggtaattttggaaattgagaAGATTATGAGGAATTTCTTTTGAGTAGGAGTTAATGGCAGCAAAATCAGTCACTTGGTTAAGTGGGAATTGGTTCAAAGCAATTACAAGACGCGGGGTTTAGCTTTGGTGACTTAAAACCCAGAAATTTAGACGCGGGGTTTAGCTTTGGTGACTTAAAACCTAGAAATTTATCATTGTTAGCAAAGTGGGGATGGAGATATATGCACGAAACAGATGCTCTTTGGTGTAAGGTGTTGAAGAGCATTCATGGAAGTGGTTCTCATAATTGGCACACATCGGGTAAAGTTGGTAGAATCCTTAGAAGTCCTTGGATTATATCTCTCGAGCATGGTTTCGAGTTGAAAATCTTGCTTCCTTCAAACTTGGTAGTGGCACAAGAATCTCTTTTTGGCATGATTATGGCTGGATTCATCTTCATTGAGCTATTTGTTTCCAAATTTAGCCTGTATTGCCTCAATCCCCAATGGATCAGTTTCTGACTATTGGGACGTGAATCCTCTCTCCTGGTCCATTACTTTTAAAAGGTTTCTGAAGGATGAAGAGTTGCTGGGTTTCCTGAATTTATTGGCCGTCTTAGAGGTTCTAAAAGTGGTTGAAAGACCCGATACAAGAAATTGGAAGTTGGAAGTTTCAGGTCAGTTTTCTGTTAAATCTTTGTTCAAGCATCTGGCTGCTGCTTCTCCCATGGTTGCAAAGCTGTGCAAAGCGTTGTGGAAATCAAGCCATTCATTAATGCCCTCAATTTGCCCTTTGTGTATGGAAAATGTGGAAGACTGCCAGCACAAATTCTTGTATTGTAgcttctccaattttgttttattatttatttatttgtttttttccgTGGaaattgttttctatttttactcTATAATGGTTGTGGAGCTTTGTTTTCAAGGAGAATGTAATTCAGTTTTAAGTGGGGGACTTCATTAAAAGCTATCTCTCACCTTTTATGGGTGAATGGAGTCAAAGCGATTCTcttaaaaattttgtttgaaaggAACCAACTTCTTTTTTGCGAGACAAGTTCCTTCGAGTCAAAGCTTCTTCATGGTGCTCTCTTTCCAAATTATTTGATGAATAGTCTATTCATGATATTACTTTAAATTTGAGTGCATTTATTTCTTCTTAGCAATGTTTGTTTTACCATATCACTGGTCTATTTATGTCATTGTATTTTCATTTGTTGCTAAGATTTCTCTTGTTTCATATCATGTACTTTAAGCATTTGactcattttattaatttaatgacTTGTTTtcgtttaaaaaattatttccaTCGAATGTCACTtcagtaaaaaaaattaaaaatatatttgtaactcATGAACAAggtaaatgtaaaattttaatcttcatttctaaatgttttttttaaactgttatttaattaaatgtttttttttccattgggtGCTATCATACGCACCTTTTTGTTGTCTTGCTGTGCAGCTTCTTGGACGGGTATTCAACATCCTTAGAGAGAATAATCCAGAGCTTGCAGGCGATAGGCGTAGAACAGTTATGAGGCCTCCTCAAGTTCTTCGTGAAGGCACAAAGAAAACTGTTTTTGTCAATTTCATGGATCTATGTAAAACGTATGTGTTCATTAGCCTTATATAACTATGTTTTGTTTTTACTAGATTTATCATATTATGGCGATAGATTTTTTTCTGTTTGCACTTAAGCATTTCTTTTTTGTCAATCTGTTTTGTGTTATTCAATTCAACAAATAAGTATATATGATTATTACATAACACGCAATATGTTAATTAAACTCTTGTTTGGTGCATGCACGCTATCTGTTGTTTGATGTAATCTTTAGTATCTTTCTGTCTTTACTTTTGAATGCTGAACTTTTGTGGGATATTTACCttgtattttttcattttcttgatgaaggtggtcctttttttcaaaaaaagaaaacgagTACTGACATGTCATACTCATAGGTAGATGTGCTCTAGCATTTACCTTGTAGTATATGACATGTATCCCTATCACATGGTTAGTTCTGGGTCTCATTGATT encodes:
- the LOC120082908 gene encoding eukaryotic translation initiation factor 2 subunit beta — translated: MADEVQNDVNDQVADIAPFDPTKKKKKKKVVLQDPTDEIVDKLAEKTESLSVSDGLETTTFSGLKKKKKKPVEASSLNDDGADGTEDLEDQVGENEDREGIVLQYRYPWEGSDRDYEYEELLGRVFNILRENNPELAGDRRRTVMRPPQVLREGTKKTVFVNFMDLCKTMHRQPDHVMAFLLAELGTSGSLDGQQRLVVKGRFAPKNFEGILRRYVNEYVICIGCKSPDTILSKENRLFFLRCEKCGSGRSVAPIKAGFVARVGRRNTGT